From the Sphingomonas suaedae genome, one window contains:
- a CDS encoding trypsin-like peptidase domain-containing protein, with product MHGMVRWLILLAMLCVWPFAARADDISAAGRGVVRIVTIATIEGEVVGFGHGSGFAVAPNRVLTNAHVVEAAERYPGNVVIGVVPSEGDKTFQGRLIAIDSDRDLALIEFAGIRLPPLTFYSGPVNEGDSMIALGYPGNVDLATARSAADFITPLTPIRSQGVFSGRRDLQGVRVLLHTAGIARGNSGGPLLDSCGRVLGVNAALTRADDGDASFGFAIANEEVAAFLREAKQPMPANGVACTSIAERLAQDRSAAEQAREAEELRKREAAAVAAADRDNAIQRARSENIVMRENYMAGAALLLVFGAFTLGIAGLLLTREQKREAIYTAVGGGALIVASVVTFILRPAFDPAAIDGGARVAIPPPVAQPGGLGKMVCTIDPARSRITVSDTQDVAIDINADGCVNGRTQYAEAGQNWQRILVPDEEQAVSVLEYAPTTRTYSTTRYLLSARQMEEARKRRAEVKVKACSTDPAARADLASRQQAIRTALPQIFNERLVYSCKSAD from the coding sequence ATGCACGGCATGGTTCGCTGGCTGATCCTGCTCGCCATGCTGTGCGTCTGGCCGTTCGCGGCCCGCGCCGACGATATCTCGGCGGCCGGGCGGGGCGTGGTGCGGATCGTCACCATCGCGACGATCGAAGGCGAAGTCGTCGGTTTCGGCCATGGCAGCGGCTTTGCCGTCGCCCCCAACCGCGTGCTCACCAACGCCCATGTCGTCGAGGCAGCCGAACGCTATCCCGGCAATGTCGTGATCGGCGTCGTCCCGTCGGAGGGCGACAAGACCTTTCAGGGGCGGCTGATCGCGATCGACAGCGACCGCGACCTTGCCCTGATCGAATTTGCCGGCATCCGCCTGCCCCCGCTCACCTTCTATTCCGGGCCGGTCAATGAGGGCGATTCGATGATCGCGCTCGGCTATCCGGGCAATGTCGATCTCGCCACCGCGCGATCGGCGGCGGACTTCATCACGCCGCTGACCCCGATCCGGTCGCAGGGCGTGTTTTCGGGGCGCCGCGATCTTCAGGGGGTGCGGGTGCTGCTCCACACTGCGGGCATTGCGCGGGGCAATTCGGGCGGGCCGTTGCTCGATTCCTGCGGGCGCGTGCTCGGCGTCAATGCCGCGCTGACCCGTGCCGACGATGGCGATGCCAGTTTCGGCTTCGCCATCGCGAACGAGGAGGTCGCCGCTTTCCTCCGCGAAGCGAAGCAGCCAATGCCCGCCAATGGCGTCGCCTGTACCAGCATCGCCGAGCGGCTGGCACAGGACCGCAGCGCCGCCGAGCAGGCGCGCGAGGCGGAGGAATTGCGCAAGCGCGAGGCGGCGGCAGTGGCGGCGGCGGATCGCGACAACGCCATCCAGCGGGCGCGGTCCGAGAATATCGTGATGCGCGAGAACTATATGGCCGGGGCCGCGCTGCTGCTGGTGTTCGGCGCGTTCACGCTCGGCATTGCCGGGCTGTTGCTGACCCGCGAACAGAAGCGCGAGGCGATTTACACGGCGGTGGGCGGCGGCGCGCTGATCGTGGCGTCGGTCGTCACCTTCATCCTCCGCCCGGCCTTCGACCCCGCGGCGATCGATGGCGGTGCGCGCGTGGCGATTCCCCCGCCGGTCGCGCAGCCCGGAGGGCTGGGCAAGATGGTCTGCACCATCGATCCGGCCCGCTCGCGCATTACCGTATCCGATACGCAGGATGTGGCGATCGACATCAACGCCGATGGCTGCGTCAACGGCCGCACCCAATATGCCGAGGCGGGGCAGAACTGGCAGCGCATCCTGGTGCCCGACGAGGAACAGGCGGTCTCCGTCCTCGAATATGCGCCGACGACGCGCACCTATTCGACGACGCGCTACCTGCTGTCCGCGCGCCAGATGGAGGAGGCACGCAAGCGCCGCGCAGAGGTCAAGGTGAAGGCCTGCAGCACCGATCCCGCCGCCCGCGCCGACCTGGCGTCGCGCCAGCAGGCGATCCGCACCGCTTTGCCCCAGATTTTCAACGAACGGCTGGTCTATAGCTGCAAGTCTGCGGACTAG
- a CDS encoding GNAT family N-acetyltransferase, translated as MGWHAMTVAELPAVAAISAEVHGDYAESEEVYAERLRLWPAGCFIWEQGDGVAGLLVAHPWHRAAAPALGVLLGAIPEDADSFYLHDIALLPATRGHGAGSAATRLVLDLARQAGHCEVSLVAVNGAERFWMAQGFAIVGGGGYGPGTYRMRRSVD; from the coding sequence ATGGGCTGGCATGCGATGACGGTCGCCGAGCTGCCCGCCGTGGCGGCGATCTCGGCCGAGGTACATGGCGATTATGCCGAGTCCGAGGAGGTCTATGCCGAGCGGCTGCGGCTATGGCCGGCAGGCTGCTTCATATGGGAACAGGGCGATGGCGTCGCAGGCCTGCTCGTCGCCCATCCCTGGCATCGCGCGGCCGCGCCTGCGCTGGGGGTGCTGCTCGGCGCGATCCCGGAGGATGCCGACAGCTTCTATCTGCACGATATCGCTCTGCTCCCCGCGACGCGCGGGCATGGCGCAGGCAGCGCTGCGACCCGGCTCGTCCTCGATCTCGCCCGGCAGGCGGGGCATTGCGAGGTCAGCCTGGTCGCGGTCAATGGCGCCGAACGTTTCTGGATGGCGCAGGGCTTCGCGATCGTCGGAGGCGGCGGCTATGGCCCCGGCACCTATCGGATGCGCCGCAGCGTCGATTGA
- the ada gene encoding bifunctional DNA-binding transcriptional regulator/O6-methylguanine-DNA methyltransferase Ada, translated as MSSIISDDEAWAAFERRDRAYDGRVIAGVLTTGIYCKPSCPARHPLRTNVVFFPDTESARATGLRACLRCKPDEIGRERIAVAKAVALLEGAEDSPGLDALAAQVGYAPHHFQRLFKRATGVTPAAYARGLRARRAAAALDAEGSVTEAIYEAGYSAPSRFYETAADRLGMTPSAWRNGGAGVTIRWTVADTSLGPLLIAATDKGLCRVAFDEDSLALATRFPRAEIAQGGAALADLAARVVAEVEQPGRHTDLPLDVRGTAFQEAVWQALRAIPPGETLSYTQLAIAAGHPGAVRAAGTACGANNVAILIPCHRAQRSDGTMGGYAYGVDRKKVLRAREGIED; from the coding sequence ATGAGCAGCATCATCTCCGACGACGAAGCCTGGGCCGCATTCGAACGCCGCGACCGCGCCTATGACGGGCGGGTGATCGCAGGCGTGCTGACCACCGGCATCTATTGCAAGCCGAGCTGTCCGGCGCGGCACCCGCTGCGCACCAATGTCGTGTTCTTCCCCGATACCGAGAGCGCGCGGGCGACGGGGCTGCGCGCGTGCCTTCGCTGCAAGCCCGACGAGATCGGGCGCGAGCGGATCGCGGTGGCAAAGGCGGTCGCGCTGCTGGAGGGTGCCGAGGACTCGCCGGGGCTCGACGCGCTGGCAGCGCAGGTCGGCTATGCGCCGCATCATTTCCAGCGGCTGTTCAAACGTGCGACCGGGGTCACCCCGGCGGCCTATGCCCGGGGGCTGCGCGCGCGCCGCGCCGCCGCTGCATTGGATGCGGAGGGAAGCGTGACCGAAGCGATTTACGAAGCGGGCTATTCGGCACCAAGCCGCTTTTACGAAACCGCTGCCGACCGGCTGGGGATGACCCCCAGCGCCTGGCGCAATGGCGGGGCGGGGGTGACGATTCGCTGGACGGTGGCGGATACCAGCCTTGGGCCGCTGCTGATCGCGGCGACGGACAAGGGGCTGTGCCGCGTCGCGTTTGACGAGGACAGCCTTGCGCTCGCGACGCGCTTTCCGCGTGCGGAGATTGCACAGGGCGGCGCGGCGCTCGCCGATCTTGCAGCGCGGGTGGTGGCCGAGGTCGAGCAGCCGGGACGGCACACCGACCTGCCGCTCGATGTGCGTGGCACCGCGTTCCAGGAGGCGGTGTGGCAGGCATTGCGCGCGATCCCCCCCGGCGAGACGCTGAGCTATACCCAGCTCGCCATCGCCGCCGGTCACCCCGGCGCGGTGCGCGCGGCGGGGACGGCGTGCGGCGCGAACAACGTCGCCATCCTCATCCCCTGCCACCGTGCCCAGCGCAGCGACGGGACCATGGGCGGCTACGCCTATGGCGTCGACCGCAAGAAGGTGTTGCGCGCGCGGGAGGGGATCGAAGACTGA
- the purE gene encoding 5-(carboxyamino)imidazole ribonucleotide mutase, producing MADAPLVGIIMGSTSDWETMRHAADILDTLRVPHETKVVSAHRTPQRLYDYATGAADRGLKVIVAGAGGAAHLPGMAASMTHLPVLGVPVESKALNGMDSLLSIAQMPGGIPVGTLAIGKAGATNAGLLAAAILATGDADLAERLKAWRGRQTDSVATDPA from the coding sequence ATGGCGGACGCACCACTGGTCGGCATTATCATGGGCAGCACCTCCGATTGGGAGACGATGCGCCACGCCGCCGATATTCTCGATACGCTCCGCGTGCCGCACGAAACCAAAGTGGTGTCGGCCCACCGCACCCCGCAGCGGCTCTATGACTATGCCACCGGTGCCGCCGATCGCGGGCTGAAGGTGATCGTCGCGGGCGCGGGTGGCGCGGCGCATCTGCCCGGCATGGCGGCATCGATGACGCACCTGCCGGTGCTGGGCGTGCCGGTGGAGTCCAAGGCGCTGAACGGCATGGACAGCCTGCTCTCGATCGCCCAGATGCCTGGCGGGATCCCCGTCGGCACGCTAGCGATCGGCAAGGCGGGGGCGACCAATGCCGGCCTGCTCGCCGCCGCGATCCTCGCGACGGGTGACGCGGACCTCGCCGAACGGCTCAAGGCGTGGCGCGGGCGCCAGACCGATAGCGTCGCGACCGACCCCGCGTGA
- a CDS encoding 5-(carboxyamino)imidazole ribonucleotide synthase: MTAIPPGNTLGILGSGQLGRMIAVAAAQLGYRVHIYAPESGPACDVAAAFTCAAYDDEAALTEFAKDCAAVTYEFENIDPAAVDSVAAHAPVRPGRASLETAAHRWREKQLAEECGGRPAPWRAVSSRAELDAALAEIGTPAILKTATEGYDGKGQIRLASPADAEAAWAAMDGRDCVLEGFVDFTHEFSILLVRGTDGASIAYPPPHNEHEGGILARSTVPAPAAVVEQARDAAALAMAIAQRLDHVGLLTCEFFATADGPVFNEMAPRVHNSGHWTIEGAETSQFENHVRAVLGLPLGAVGLTGTSAEMRNLIGDDVHAWAELLAEPGAHLHLYGKNDARPGRKMGHVTRVRR, encoded by the coding sequence ATGACTGCGATCCCGCCCGGCAATACCCTTGGCATTCTCGGCAGCGGTCAGCTTGGCCGGATGATCGCGGTCGCGGCGGCGCAGCTTGGCTATCGCGTCCATATCTACGCCCCCGAAAGCGGCCCCGCCTGCGACGTCGCCGCCGCCTTCACCTGCGCAGCCTATGACGACGAAGCAGCGCTGACCGAATTTGCGAAGGACTGCGCGGCGGTCACCTATGAGTTCGAGAATATCGATCCTGCCGCCGTCGATAGCGTCGCCGCTCACGCGCCCGTCCGCCCGGGTCGCGCCTCGCTCGAAACCGCGGCGCATCGCTGGCGGGAGAAGCAGCTGGCGGAGGAGTGCGGCGGCCGTCCCGCACCCTGGCGGGCGGTGTCCTCACGCGCCGAACTCGACGCCGCGCTCGCCGAAATCGGCACCCCCGCAATCCTCAAGACCGCGACCGAGGGCTATGACGGCAAGGGGCAGATCCGTCTTGCCAGCCCCGCCGATGCGGAAGCGGCATGGGCGGCGATGGACGGGCGCGACTGCGTGCTCGAAGGCTTTGTCGACTTCACCCATGAATTTTCGATCCTGCTGGTGCGCGGCACCGACGGCGCCAGCATCGCCTATCCGCCGCCGCATAATGAGCATGAGGGCGGTATCCTCGCGCGCTCGACCGTTCCGGCTCCTGCCGCAGTGGTCGAACAGGCGCGGGACGCCGCCGCGCTCGCCATGGCCATCGCCCAGCGGCTCGACCATGTCGGGCTGCTGACCTGCGAGTTTTTCGCCACCGCCGACGGCCCGGTGTTCAACGAAATGGCGCCGCGCGTGCATAATAGCGGCCATTGGACGATCGAGGGGGCGGAAACCTCCCAATTTGAAAACCATGTCCGCGCGGTGCTGGGCCTGCCGCTCGGTGCAGTCGGCCTGACCGGCACATCGGCCGAGATGCGCAATCTGATCGGCGACGATGTCCATGCCTGGGCCGAATTGCTTGCCGAACCCGGCGCGCATCTGCATCTCTATGGCAAGAACGACGCACGCCCGGGCCGCAAGATGGGCCATGTGACGCGGGTGCGGCGCTGA
- a CDS encoding class I SAM-dependent methyltransferase, which yields MTSRNLTPLLPLADAATRDLERSISDTAHVLLFGAIGWPWLLRSLSGGSRAHKAALIERLGLAPDALPYLGSWKADTGLLTMLADHVETRRPDTVVEFGMGASSLVIGRALQRNGHGQLISFDQNQGFVAATAEWLAEQGIAADLRFAELGASPRGWPGAWYQAVDVPPQIDLLVVDGPSWSIHPYTRGAAEVLFDRIPVGGTVMLDDARRPGERVVAARWRARWPDFEFRIADGGTKGTLVGTRLR from the coding sequence ATGACCTCACGCAACCTAACGCCGCTGCTACCGTTGGCGGATGCGGCGACGCGCGATCTCGAACGGTCGATTTCGGACACCGCCCATGTCCTGCTTTTCGGCGCGATCGGCTGGCCCTGGCTGTTGCGCAGCCTTTCGGGCGGGTCGCGGGCGCACAAAGCGGCGCTGATCGAACGGCTCGGCCTCGCCCCCGACGCGCTCCCCTATCTCGGCAGCTGGAAGGCAGATACCGGGCTGCTCACCATGCTCGCCGACCATGTCGAGACGCGGCGGCCCGACACGGTCGTAGAATTCGGCATGGGCGCCTCCAGCCTCGTCATCGGCCGCGCGTTGCAGCGTAACGGCCATGGCCAGCTCATCAGCTTCGACCAGAATCAGGGGTTCGTCGCCGCGACCGCTGAATGGCTCGCCGAACAAGGCATCGCCGCCGATCTGCGTTTCGCCGAACTCGGGGCCAGCCCGCGCGGCTGGCCGGGCGCCTGGTACCAGGCGGTGGACGTGCCCCCGCAGATCGACCTGCTGGTCGTGGACGGCCCCTCCTGGTCGATCCACCCCTATACGCGCGGCGCGGCGGAGGTGCTGTTCGACCGCATCCCGGTCGGCGGCACGGTGATGCTCGACGACGCCCGCCGTCCCGGCGAGCGCGTGGTTGCTGCGCGCTGGCGGGCACGCTGGCCCGATTTCGAGTTTCGCATCGCCGATGGCGGGACGAAGGGGACGCTGGTGGGAACGCGGCTGCGTTAG
- a CDS encoding DUF1328 domain-containing protein — MLRAAFIFAIIALVLGLLGFGGIAGVAWDIAKILFFIALAIAAVFLILGVTIYKKVT; from the coding sequence ATGCTGCGTGCCGCCTTCATCTTCGCGATCATCGCGCTCGTGCTCGGCCTGCTCGGCTTCGGCGGGATCGCCGGCGTCGCCTGGGATATCGCGAAGATCCTGTTCTTCATCGCGCTCGCGATCGCCGCGGTTTTCCTGATCCTGGGTGTCACCATCTATAAAAAGGTGACCTGA
- a CDS encoding M16 family metallopeptidase has protein sequence MKSAFASLTALAVVLSAPVHAQQVAAPKVEAVPVADLVKRVDIPYEEFRLDNGLRVIVHTDRKAPIVGVAVWYNVGSKHEPKGKTGFAHLFEHLMFNGSENSPGEFFEPLKEVGATDYNGTTNSDRTNYFQTVPRAALDRALFLESDRMGYLLGAVTQAKLDEQRGVVQNEKRQGDNQPYGLLRYKVSEGLFPEGHPYRHSTIGSMADLDAASLEDVKNWFRQYYGPNNAVLVLAGDIDAATAKPLVEKYFGKIARGPTISDPAITVPTLPAPKVEVMKDRVAVTRIYRMWAVPGMRDADSTVLDASIGVLGGLASSRLDNILVKDEKLAVSVGAYNQSLAQAGLVLISADVRPGVDAAKVGERLDAIIADYLENGPTAEELERYKTRTASSRIRGLESVGGFGGKAVTLASGAIYMDDPGYYKKQLAQLAAVTPEQARTVTAKWLSRPVYALTIEPGAREAYAEAASAAKVPVKEAPEVVKGTRGPLPGVAEVKDIDFPAITRARLSNGIELVYAQRDAVPVTQAVITFDAGTASDVPDALGTEGMTLSLLEEGTKSRNSIQIAEAQERLGAGINVGSSADRAYISMFTPSPNLAGALELTADIARNPSFPANELERVRGQMLATIAQVKANPAGLAQMAMPPLLYGKESPYSKTAAIGGDPEAVKTLKREDLVGYYNAWIRPEKAKIFVVSDRPMAEVKAAFEAKFGDWKGEGAPGSKVFAAKPQQAAPKILLIDRPDSPQSLIYAGQMTPVDPFGDPIPLATATEVLGGDFLSRINMNLREDKSWSYGARGGVNRYEHAVPFLIQAPVQADKTGPAIAEIQRELADYLGDKGITKAEFDRSVISAIRKMAGQYETAGAVLGAMQSNDFMRRPDDYQDGLAKKYRALTQAQVDAAARAALDPKRLVWVVVGDAAKVRDQLDSLGLPVEVVKPESVGVAAGGN, from the coding sequence ATGAAATCAGCATTTGCCAGCCTGACCGCGCTCGCGGTCGTGCTCAGCGCACCGGTCCATGCCCAGCAGGTCGCAGCGCCGAAGGTCGAAGCGGTTCCCGTCGCCGATCTCGTGAAGCGCGTCGATATTCCCTATGAGGAGTTCCGCCTGGACAATGGCCTGCGCGTGATCGTCCATACCGACCGCAAGGCGCCGATCGTCGGCGTCGCGGTCTGGTACAATGTCGGATCGAAGCATGAGCCCAAGGGCAAGACCGGCTTTGCGCATCTGTTCGAACATCTGATGTTCAACGGGTCGGAGAATTCGCCGGGCGAGTTCTTCGAGCCGCTCAAGGAAGTCGGCGCGACCGACTATAACGGCACGACCAATTCGGACCGGACCAATTATTTCCAGACGGTGCCGCGCGCGGCGCTCGACCGGGCGCTGTTCCTGGAGAGCGACCGGATGGGCTATCTGCTCGGCGCTGTGACCCAGGCGAAGCTCGACGAGCAGCGCGGTGTCGTCCAGAATGAGAAGCGTCAGGGGGACAACCAGCCCTATGGCCTGCTGCGCTACAAGGTGAGCGAGGGGCTGTTCCCGGAGGGGCATCCCTATCGCCATTCGACGATCGGTTCGATGGCCGATCTCGACGCCGCCAGCCTTGAGGACGTCAAGAACTGGTTCCGCCAATATTATGGCCCGAACAACGCCGTGCTGGTGCTGGCGGGCGATATCGATGCCGCGACCGCAAAGCCGCTGGTCGAGAAATATTTCGGCAAGATCGCGCGCGGCCCGACGATCAGCGATCCGGCGATCACCGTTCCCACATTGCCCGCGCCCAAGGTCGAGGTGATGAAGGACCGTGTCGCGGTGACCCGCATCTATCGCATGTGGGCGGTGCCGGGGATGCGCGACGCGGACTCGACCGTGCTCGACGCATCGATCGGCGTGCTGGGCGGCCTCGCCAGCTCGCGGCTCGACAATATCCTGGTCAAGGACGAGAAGCTGGCGGTGAGCGTCGGCGCCTATAACCAGAGTCTGGCGCAGGCGGGTCTCGTGCTCATCTCCGCGGACGTCCGCCCCGGGGTCGATGCGGCCAAGGTGGGCGAGCGGCTGGACGCGATCATCGCCGATTATCTCGAGAATGGTCCGACCGCAGAGGAGCTGGAACGCTACAAGACGCGTACCGCTTCGTCGCGCATCCGCGGGCTTGAATCGGTCGGCGGCTTCGGGGGCAAGGCGGTGACGCTCGCCTCCGGCGCGATCTACATGGACGATCCGGGCTATTACAAGAAACAGCTGGCGCAGCTTGCCGCCGTGACGCCCGAACAGGCGCGCACCGTGACCGCCAAATGGTTGTCGCGGCCCGTTTACGCGCTGACCATCGAGCCGGGCGCGCGCGAAGCCTATGCCGAGGCTGCGAGCGCCGCGAAGGTGCCGGTCAAGGAAGCGCCCGAGGTGGTGAAGGGCACGCGCGGGCCGCTGCCCGGCGTCGCCGAGGTCAAGGACATCGACTTCCCGGCGATCACACGCGCCAGGCTCTCGAACGGGATCGAACTGGTCTATGCCCAGCGCGATGCGGTGCCGGTGACCCAGGCGGTCATCACCTTCGATGCCGGGACCGCATCCGATGTCCCGGATGCCCTGGGCACCGAAGGGATGACGCTGTCGCTGCTCGAAGAAGGCACGAAGAGCCGCAATTCGATCCAGATCGCCGAGGCGCAGGAGCGGCTGGGCGCCGGAATCAATGTCGGTAGCAGCGCGGACCGCGCCTATATCTCGATGTTCACGCCGAGCCCGAACCTGGCCGGCGCGCTCGAACTGACCGCCGATATCGCGCGCAACCCGAGCTTCCCGGCGAACGAGCTCGAGCGTGTGCGCGGCCAGATGCTGGCGACGATCGCGCAGGTTAAGGCGAACCCGGCGGGCCTGGCACAGATGGCGATGCCGCCGCTGTTGTACGGCAAGGAGTCGCCTTATTCGAAAACCGCCGCGATCGGCGGCGATCCCGAGGCGGTCAAGACGCTGAAGCGCGAGGATCTGGTCGGCTATTACAATGCCTGGATCCGCCCGGAAAAGGCGAAGATCTTCGTCGTTTCCGACCGTCCGATGGCCGAGGTCAAGGCGGCGTTCGAGGCGAAGTTCGGCGACTGGAAGGGCGAAGGCGCCCCCGGCAGCAAGGTATTCGCCGCCAAGCCGCAACAGGCCGCGCCGAAGATCCTGCTGATCGACCGGCCCGATTCGCCGCAGTCGCTGATCTATGCCGGACAGATGACCCCGGTCGATCCGTTCGGCGACCCGATCCCGCTCGCCACCGCGACCGAGGTGCTGGGTGGCGACTTCCTGTCGCGCATCAACATGAACCTGCGTGAGGACAAGAGCTGGTCCTATGGCGCGCGCGGTGGGGTCAACCGTTACGAGCACGCCGTGCCGTTCCTGATCCAGGCGCCGGTCCAGGCCGACAAGACCGGCCCGGCGATTGCCGAAATCCAGCGCGAGCTGGCCGACTATCTGGGCGACAAGGGCATCACCAAGGCCGAGTTCGACCGCTCCGTCATCAGCGCGATTCGCAAGATGGCGGGCCAGTATGAAACCGCGGGCGCGGTGCTGGGCGCGATGCAGTCGAACGACTTCATGCGCCGCCCGGACGATTACCAGGACGGGCTCGCGAAAAAATATCGCGCGCTGACCCAAGCCCAGGTTGACGCTGCGGCACGCGCGGCTCTCGACCCCAAGCGGCTGGTCTGGGTGGTCGTGGGCGACGCGGCGAAGGTGCGCGATCAGCTTGACAGCCTCGGCCTGCCTGTCGAGGTGGTGAAGCCCGAGTCCGTCGGCGTCGCGGCCGGCGGTAACTGA